Part of the Sulfuriflexus mobilis genome is shown below.
TGACCACGAGGGGGTGGCAACGGCCCCGCGCCGCGAGCTGATCACAAACGGTGTGTTACAGAGTTATGTGCTCGACAGTTATTCAGCGCGCCGTCTCGGTTTGCAGACCACAGCCAATGCCGGCGGTACACACAACCTGACCATCGAACCGGGCACGCTCGATGCCCAGGGCCTGTTACGGAAGATGGATACTGGTTTGCTGGTGACTGAACTGATGGGTTCATCGGTGAATAATATTACCGGTGACTATTCACGTGGCGCGGCCGGTTTCTGGGTGCAGGGTGGCGAGATTCAATACCCGGTTGCCGAGATCACCATCGCCGGTAACCTGAATACGATGTATAGGCAAATGCTCGAGGTCGGTAACGATGTTGACCTGCGTCGCAGCACACGCACCGGCTCTATCCTGATTGAAGAAATGATGATCGCCGGAGAATAATAAGGAGGCTTCCATGTATAAAGGGGCATGTTTGTGTGGTGCGGTGCGTTTTGAACTGCACGGTGGTATCAGCGATATCGTTTATTGTCATTGCTCCCTGTGCCGCAAGGCCCAGGGCAGTGCCTATGCGACGAATGGCTTTGCCGAGCGGGACGAGTTCAGGTTTATCAGTGGAGAGGATAACCTCACGGCCTATGAATCCCCACCGCACAACATCAAGTATTTCTGCAAGACCTGTGGTTCACCGATCATGGCCAGGAACGCCAAGCTGTACCCGGAGCGGGTGCGTGTGCGATTGGGCACGTTCGAGTCCGAGGTCAGTGAGCGCCCCGTGGCGCATATCTTTGCAACATCGAAGGCGGAGTGGGATGTGATCTGTGATGGTTTACCCGAGTACGAAGGCACTATGCCAAAGCCGGACCAGGCTAGGTAAAATATGCGACTTAAATATCTCAGGGAAACAGCAACTTGCGGCCGAGGAAGCCGATCGCGACAAGGATGATCAGGCCAAGGACCTTCTCCATCTTCTCTGACGAGAAGCGGGTCGAGCCCATATAAGAACCCAACCCGCCGCCAAGCAGCACGGCGATGATCAGGGGCACATATTCACTCAGGTCGATGGCGTTATATTGCAGGCGTGAGGTCAGTCCGGCGGCCGAATTCAGCCAGACAAAAATCGCCCCGCAGGCCGCCGCCTGTTGATGGCTACCGAGGCCAAGGATAATGATCAGTGGCACGAGGTAGATCCCGCCACCGATGCCGACGATGCCTGCCAGCAGCCCGAGCAGTGACCCAGCCAGCAGCGAGACGAGAAACTTCCCGCGTGCGGAAAGATTCAAATGCATACTGGTGTCCCGCCACAGATAAATCCGCGCGGCGACAAACAACAGTGAGACCAGCAGCAACCAGTAAAACACTATCTTTGGCAGATTCAGTGCCCCACCGAGGTAGGCCATCGGCATCGAGGTGAGCAGGAAGGGCAGGATCATGGGCCAACTGGCATGTTTCTTACGAATAAAATTAAAACTGCCAATAGTGGTAACCAGAAGATTCAGGCTCAGTGATACGAGGGGGATCGCCAGGGTACTAAAGCCGAGTATGGCCATCAGGGCGGTATAAGACGAGCCACCGCCGAGGCCAACCGAGGAATAGATAAAGGCGATAATAAAAAACAGCCCGGCGATCAACCAGGGTGAGATCAGTAGTTCAGTAAACGCCATCGGCAAAGTATAACAGCAACACAGGCGCGCATTTCAGCAGCAGAGACAGGCATTGTATTGTATGCTTGCCGCCATGAGTGTAATGACTAGAAATGTTCCCCTGCTGGCAACCTGCCAGGCCCTGATGATGAGTGGCAACTCGTTGCTGATTGCGACCTCGGCACTGGTCGGATTTGCCCTGGCCGAAGACAAGGCCCTGGCAACCCTGCCACTGGCGGCGCAGTTTATCGCCACCATGCTGACGAGTATCCCCGCGGCCCTGCTCATGGAACGTATTGGCCGCAAGCCGGGTTTTATGCTGGCGACCCTGCTTGGCCTGGCAGGCGGGGTGATCGCCACCCTTGCGATCCTCAATGGCGAATTCTGGTGGTTCCTACTCGGTGCGGTATTGTTCGGTAGCTTCAACGGTTTCGGCATCTACTACCGGTTTGCTGCGGCTGACGCGGTCGATGTTGAGCACAAGAGCCGTGCCATCTCCTACGTCATGGCCGGTGGTGTGGTTGCAGCGGTGGTCGGGCCGAACCTCGCCCGCTTCACCCGGGAATCCGTCGAAGGTGCCCTGTTTGCCGGCAGCTATGCCTCGATGATTGTGATCTATATGCTCGCCTTGTTCACGCTCAGCTTTATCAAACTACCGCCGAAACCCGCTGCACATGCCGGGCAGAAGGCCGCGCGGCCATTGAAACAGATCGCCGCGCAACCGAAGTTCATCGTTGCTATTACGGGTGCCACGCTAGGCTATGCGGTGATGTCGCTGGTCATGACAGCAACGCCGCTGGCCATGCATAATCACGCCTATGCCTTCGCTGATACCTCTTTCGTCATTCAGTGGCACGTGCTTGGCATGTTTGCGCCGTCATTTTTCACCGGGCAGATCATCAGGCGCTTCGGAGTGCTTAATGTCATGTTTACAGGTGGTCTGTTAGGCGTGGCCTGTATTGTCATCAATCTGCTGGGCACCAGTCTCTGGCACTTCTGGGGGGCATTGTTACTGCTCGGCATTAGCTGGAACTTCCTGTTCGTCGGCGCCACCACATTGCTGACGGAGACCTACCGCCCCAATGAACGTGCCAAGACCCAGGCGATGAATGACTTTACC
Proteins encoded:
- a CDS encoding MFS transporter, which gives rise to MTRNVPLLATCQALMMSGNSLLIATSALVGFALAEDKALATLPLAAQFIATMLTSIPAALLMERIGRKPGFMLATLLGLAGGVIATLAILNGEFWWFLLGAVLFGSFNGFGIYYRFAAADAVDVEHKSRAISYVMAGGVVAAVVGPNLARFTRESVEGALFAGSYASMIVIYMLALFTLSFIKLPPKPAAHAGQKAARPLKQIAAQPKFIVAITGATLGYAVMSLVMTATPLAMHNHAYAFADTSFVIQWHVLGMFAPSFFTGQIIRRFGVLNVMFTGGLLGVACIVINLLGTSLWHFWGALLLLGISWNFLFVGATTLLTETYRPNERAKTQAMNDFTVFTTVSIAILSAGALQHNLGWEVVNIGALPMLAIVLASIVWLRNKTANEVKIPTDAVQDAEV
- a CDS encoding GFA family protein → MYKGACLCGAVRFELHGGISDIVYCHCSLCRKAQGSAYATNGFAERDEFRFISGEDNLTAYESPPHNIKYFCKTCGSPIMARNAKLYPERVRVRLGTFESEVSERPVAHIFATSKAEWDVICDGLPEYEGTMPKPDQAR
- a CDS encoding TSUP family transporter produces the protein MAFTELLISPWLIAGLFFIIAFIYSSVGLGGGSSYTALMAILGFSTLAIPLVSLSLNLLVTTIGSFNFIRKKHASWPMILPFLLTSMPMAYLGGALNLPKIVFYWLLLVSLLFVAARIYLWRDTSMHLNLSARGKFLVSLLAGSLLGLLAGIVGIGGGIYLVPLIIILGLGSHQQAAACGAIFVWLNSAAGLTSRLQYNAIDLSEYVPLIIAVLLGGGLGSYMGSTRFSSEKMEKVLGLIILVAIGFLGRKLLFP